The following proteins come from a genomic window of Myroides odoratus DSM 2801:
- the rbfA gene encoding 30S ribosome-binding factor RbfA, whose product METNRQKKMGALLQSDLVDILQGEVRKNGISNLIISVSKVNITSDLSIAKVFLSIFPAERGKELLKAIQSNAPLIKHDLAQRVKNQMRKVPDLMFYVDDSLEYIDQIDKALKGDENPIANPDLLAKRKKK is encoded by the coding sequence ATGGAGACAAATAGACAAAAGAAGATGGGAGCACTTCTACAAAGTGACCTAGTAGATATATTACAAGGAGAAGTGCGCAAGAACGGAATAAGCAATTTGATTATTTCAGTTTCTAAAGTAAATATTACCTCAGATTTATCAATCGCGAAAGTGTTTTTGAGCATTTTCCCAGCGGAGCGTGGAAAAGAATTGTTGAAAGCGATTCAATCCAATGCACCATTAATCAAGCACGACTTAGCGCAACGCGTGAAAAACCAAATGCGTAAAGTGCCAGATTTAATGTTTTACGTTGACGATAGTTTGGAGTATATTGACCAAATTGACAAAGCATTAAAAGGAGACGAGAATCCAATTGCTAATCCAGATTTATTAGCGAAGAGAAAGAAAAAGTAA
- a CDS encoding ABC transporter permease: protein MKIAFYIAKRYAFSKSKSKAVNVITAIASMGIVVSAMAMLIVLAVFSGLRSFSLSFTNELDPELKVFSKQGKNFVVNQAQYQELSQSPLFSGVARVVEDRLLFTYNEKQTVAILKGVDADFPKVSQFPEKVELGNWLEPSSDEVVVGLGMAYYLSMGLFDVEHSLQALSIKPGSGVVSNPEDAFLRTYLYTVGIYSLHNEELDSKYVFCDIELAQHLFSLDENAYTNIEFALNPGVTEKEAIAYIQQVLGDNVVVKNRIQLNDSLYRMLNTENAVVYFIFLLVVIIALFNLVGALLMIILEKKNNIKTLNDLGVSLKQLKRIFLLQGLIISTVGGLLGITLGIIGVLIQEHFGLILIRPGFAYPVEFNISDIFVVFFSIFILGFIASYIASSRVNKKYLHA, encoded by the coding sequence TTGAAGATAGCATTTTACATAGCCAAACGCTATGCTTTTAGTAAAAGCAAGAGCAAAGCAGTTAACGTCATTACGGCGATTGCCTCTATGGGAATCGTAGTAAGTGCTATGGCGATGTTAATTGTATTAGCTGTGTTTAGTGGACTTCGATCTTTCAGTTTATCTTTTACGAACGAATTAGATCCGGAGCTAAAAGTCTTTAGCAAACAAGGAAAAAACTTCGTCGTAAACCAAGCTCAATACCAAGAATTGAGTCAATCACCCCTTTTTTCTGGGGTGGCTCGAGTAGTAGAAGACCGTTTGCTTTTTACCTACAATGAAAAGCAAACCGTTGCTATACTCAAAGGCGTGGATGCCGATTTTCCTAAAGTTAGTCAATTTCCAGAAAAAGTGGAATTGGGGAATTGGCTTGAACCTAGTTCCGATGAGGTTGTGGTCGGTTTAGGGATGGCGTATTACTTATCCATGGGATTGTTTGATGTCGAACATAGTTTACAGGCTTTGTCGATCAAACCCGGATCAGGTGTAGTAAGTAATCCAGAAGATGCCTTTCTACGTACCTACCTTTATACTGTGGGGATTTATTCTTTGCACAATGAAGAACTGGATAGTAAATATGTATTTTGTGATATTGAACTGGCGCAACATTTATTCAGTTTGGATGAAAATGCATACACCAATATCGAATTTGCCTTAAATCCTGGGGTTACTGAAAAAGAAGCAATCGCCTATATTCAACAAGTACTCGGCGATAACGTGGTTGTCAAAAATCGAATTCAATTGAACGATAGTTTGTATCGCATGTTGAATACAGAAAATGCAGTCGTTTATTTCATCTTTTTATTGGTTGTGATTATTGCTCTTTTCAACCTAGTAGGGGCATTACTCATGATTATCTTAGAGAAAAAAAACAACATCAAAACACTGAACGACCTTGGTGTTTCACTGAAACAGCTGAAGCGAATCTTCCTTTTACAAGGATTAATCATCAGTACGGTAGGTGGACTATTGGGGATTACGTTGGGAATTATCGGGGTGTTGATTCAAGAACATTTCGGACTTATCTTAATCCGACCAGGTTTCGCATATCCCGTAGAATTTAACATCAGCGATATCTTTGTGGTGTTTTTCTCTATTTTTATTTTAGGTTTTATCGCATCGTATATTGCCTCAAGTCGCGTGAATAAAAAGTACTTACACGCGTAG
- a CDS encoding HNH endonuclease signature motif containing protein translates to MNNFNNFSRDVWKEMRVGTAFEQPTLDTDEYKADFYGSKIGEGVKFPQLVRFLHDTVVDSSLLFNWTAFAAPSSYTSYTVRDGEGGFIPRINIIDHNVPFVYINANNQKVETAIAARLNKRIDYLEEGWAFMLHLDAAKKYLAGSICFYYENTEKYRNNASDTIDLNDFRIAEKYIAVSLTSEDFTDFCALVEAIGGKREANYVRQQIAKKYVQKILGATSASELKFLYETIPDFAFEWIRPYLEFKLVLEHLSILKSYDDTGYFSAFRDSSGAMINLLRVLGDSKLVYHLFLNNPLLVKELYQNMDGVSTIGGKTQKNRMIFADFLYALSLSNQYQGATKTGAVFKIGANYELNSNVLAGTDKFKDKIYLQQLTGEKEKKMLTPLEDIPRYKEQIEVDVTTYTVEDDGAYYDPLAAVLLMNVDEREGTPYQVPAIYVKAIADEKEWQDIALALRIGGNALAIVLGIATLGSGSPFLVALGLIDISLATTDTLIAVSQDPLMQTEEGREFLANWEKIHLAGSIVAVGPLIVSGAFTAGVKLLNKAINTTTKNFLRSSLLHLVMKLNIPNFTKHTLTVLTSGEEVSRTTSTVIRMSEASRLQEAGVLFVKGELAGGKTGKEGLVVIYKGEVLASGEAKAVRNSLDEVWSAKGVDLIKALEARSGLKQIDEAIDRLGIAVTVPKNTLSFAASHKRLQSIIHSLERKRPSKVFDPNKNALKALGIKLKKSKVGLSVDFADTPYLYPVTGEQKNIVKIKLTGIRRFDDKLAYELAGIKIDVSILDNYTWHHLDDFDPIFGTCTIQLVESKVHVACYPHYGAVSLIENFYKIKYK, encoded by the coding sequence ATGAATAATTTTAATAATTTTTCACGGGATGTTTGGAAAGAAATGCGTGTAGGCACTGCTTTTGAACAACCTACGCTTGATACTGACGAGTATAAAGCAGATTTCTACGGATCAAAAATAGGGGAAGGAGTCAAGTTCCCTCAATTGGTTCGTTTTCTTCATGATACTGTTGTTGACAGTAGCCTTCTTTTTAATTGGACAGCATTTGCTGCACCTTCATCCTATACCTCCTATACTGTACGGGATGGTGAGGGGGGCTTTATACCCAGAATCAATATTATAGATCATAATGTACCTTTTGTTTATATCAATGCAAATAATCAAAAAGTTGAAACTGCTATTGCTGCACGATTAAATAAAAGAATCGATTATTTAGAAGAAGGGTGGGCCTTTATGTTACATCTAGATGCTGCGAAAAAATACCTTGCAGGTAGTATATGTTTTTATTATGAAAACACAGAAAAGTATAGAAATAATGCCTCCGATACGATAGATCTCAATGATTTTAGAATTGCAGAAAAGTATATTGCAGTGAGTTTAACAAGTGAGGATTTTACTGATTTTTGTGCTTTGGTTGAAGCAATTGGAGGAAAAAGAGAGGCTAATTATGTCCGACAGCAAATAGCAAAAAAATATGTTCAAAAGATTTTAGGTGCAACTAGTGCTTCAGAACTTAAGTTCTTATATGAAACTATTCCCGATTTTGCTTTCGAATGGATACGTCCATACTTGGAGTTTAAACTTGTTTTAGAACATCTCAGTATTTTGAAAAGCTACGATGATACAGGGTATTTTAGTGCTTTTAGGGACAGCAGTGGAGCAATGATTAATTTGTTACGCGTACTAGGGGATTCGAAGCTCGTGTATCACCTATTCCTCAATAACCCTTTATTGGTTAAAGAATTATATCAGAATATGGATGGTGTTTCCACTATTGGTGGTAAAACGCAAAAAAATCGGATGATTTTTGCTGATTTTCTATATGCTTTGAGTTTAAGCAATCAATACCAAGGAGCAACAAAGACAGGGGCAGTATTTAAAATTGGAGCAAATTATGAGTTAAATAGTAATGTGTTAGCGGGTACAGATAAATTCAAGGATAAGATTTATTTGCAGCAATTAACAGGGGAAAAGGAGAAGAAAATGCTAACTCCTTTAGAAGATATTCCGCGATATAAGGAGCAAATAGAAGTAGATGTAACTACTTATACAGTTGAAGATGATGGTGCTTATTATGATCCTTTAGCGGCTGTGTTGCTGATGAATGTGGATGAAAGGGAGGGGACGCCTTATCAAGTACCAGCTATTTATGTAAAGGCAATAGCAGATGAAAAAGAATGGCAAGATATTGCTTTAGCATTGCGTATAGGAGGGAATGCGTTAGCAATTGTATTAGGTATTGCCACATTAGGCTCTGGTAGCCCCTTTTTAGTAGCTTTAGGTCTTATTGATATTTCCTTAGCAACTACAGATACCTTGATTGCTGTTAGTCAAGATCCTTTAATGCAAACCGAAGAAGGTAGAGAATTCTTAGCAAATTGGGAAAAGATACATTTAGCGGGAAGCATTGTTGCAGTAGGGCCTTTAATCGTAAGTGGTGCATTTACTGCAGGAGTAAAATTGTTAAATAAAGCAATTAATACAACGACAAAAAACTTTTTAAGAAGTAGTTTATTACACTTAGTAATGAAACTAAATATTCCTAACTTTACTAAACATACACTTACTGTACTAACTAGCGGAGAAGAAGTCTCCCGTACCACGTCAACGGTGATTCGCATGAGTGAAGCTAGCCGTTTACAAGAAGCGGGTGTGTTGTTTGTTAAAGGTGAGCTGGCTGGTGGAAAAACGGGTAAAGAAGGTCTTGTAGTTATCTATAAAGGAGAAGTACTTGCCAGTGGAGAAGCCAAAGCAGTTCGAAATAGTTTGGATGAGGTTTGGAGTGCAAAAGGAGTGGATCTTATCAAGGCTTTAGAAGCTAGATCTGGATTGAAACAGATAGATGAAGCAATTGATAGGCTGGGAATAGCTGTGACAGTGCCTAAAAATACACTAAGTTTTGCAGCGAGTCATAAAAGATTACAAAGTATTATCCATAGTTTAGAGCGAAAAAGACCATCTAAAGTATTTGATCCAAATAAAAATGCATTAAAAGCATTAGGAATTAAACTTAAAAAATCGAAGGTAGGATTATCAGTTGATTTTGCAGATACTCCTTATTTGTATCCTGTCACTGGCGAACAAAAGAATATCGTGAAAATAAAATTAACTGGAATAAGGAGGTTTGATGATAAGTTAGCTTACGAGTTAGCAGGAATAAAAATAGACGTATCTATATTGGATAATTATACTTGGCATCACTTGGATGATTTTGATCCTATCTTTGGAACATGTACTATTCAGTTAGTTGAATCAAAAGTTCATGTAGCATGCTATCCTCATTATGGTGCAGTAAGTTTAATTGAGAATTTCTATAAGATAAAATATAAATAA
- a CDS encoding HSP90 family protein, translated as MDNKKNYQFQVNMKGMIELLSEHIYSSPTVFIRELLQNGVDAVTVRKGIDESFQGKITLFFDNDQLIFQDNGVGLSLEDMHQFLSVIGQSSKRGELAEKDLIGRFGIGLLSCLVVSEEIVVESRSLYKEESVRWVGRADGTYDVESIDLLPEVGTRVILQAKKNWRTLFKREEVKQNVLFYGSALPIEIKFIEKGEEEIVSDGNPIWMNPKASKEELLAFGKELFKTKFLDVFPIASAAGDIQGMAYVIPNKVNMTTSKEHKIFLKRMYLCDQATNLLPEWTSFVRCIMNSNSLQPTASRESLMNNALLIEAKKELTTCFKDYLKLLSVSNLDKLEQIISIHHLYIKSLAASDNEILKLFEDYLPFETNQGTLLFRDIRANYGSIFYTPSLDDFRQIRRIAGSQKKLVINAAYSYEADLIQKIKASNPGLSIELMKPNDVLNSFEEASIEDDRIAVFLEKANKILKAQYCKAEVKRFEPHDTTAIYIANEEALSNKSMQNLAQSANPFAAALGHFKKQEEVLPTLCFNQQNDLVSKLLVIKDPELFEALIHVLYVQALMLGGYTINKQEMDIFNHALYQFVILGMTNFLPEF; from the coding sequence ATGGACAATAAAAAGAATTATCAGTTCCAAGTAAATATGAAAGGAATGATAGAACTGTTGAGCGAACACATTTATAGTTCGCCAACGGTTTTCATTCGTGAATTACTGCAAAATGGCGTTGATGCTGTGACAGTAAGAAAGGGAATTGATGAAAGTTTTCAGGGTAAAATAACCCTGTTTTTTGATAATGATCAGTTGATTTTTCAAGATAATGGCGTGGGCTTATCCCTAGAAGATATGCACCAGTTTTTGTCGGTTATCGGACAAAGTTCGAAACGAGGCGAATTAGCCGAGAAAGATCTAATCGGACGTTTTGGTATCGGTTTGCTTTCTTGTTTAGTTGTTTCAGAAGAAATTGTAGTAGAATCTCGCTCTTTGTATAAAGAGGAATCTGTGCGTTGGGTTGGAAGAGCAGATGGAACCTATGATGTAGAAAGCATTGATCTACTGCCAGAAGTAGGAACTCGCGTGATTCTGCAAGCGAAAAAGAACTGGAGAACCCTGTTTAAAAGAGAAGAAGTGAAGCAAAACGTATTATTTTACGGGAGTGCTTTGCCAATCGAAATAAAATTTATTGAAAAGGGAGAAGAAGAAATCGTTTCGGATGGGAATCCGATTTGGATGAATCCCAAAGCTTCAAAAGAAGAGTTATTAGCGTTCGGAAAAGAACTATTTAAGACGAAATTCTTGGATGTATTTCCCATTGCTTCAGCAGCAGGAGATATTCAAGGAATGGCTTATGTTATTCCCAACAAGGTGAATATGACAACGTCTAAAGAGCACAAGATTTTCTTGAAACGCATGTATTTGTGTGATCAAGCGACTAATCTATTGCCCGAATGGACGTCTTTTGTGCGTTGTATCATGAATTCCAATAGCTTACAACCTACAGCTTCTCGAGAATCTCTCATGAACAATGCCTTGTTAATCGAGGCAAAAAAAGAATTGACCACTTGTTTTAAAGATTATTTGAAACTACTATCTGTTTCAAATTTGGACAAATTAGAACAGATTATCTCCATTCACCACTTGTATATCAAGTCGTTGGCGGCTTCTGATAATGAAATTCTCAAGTTGTTTGAAGATTATTTGCCTTTTGAAACCAATCAAGGTACTTTGTTGTTTAGAGATATTAGAGCGAATTACGGTTCGATTTTCTACACTCCTTCTTTGGATGATTTTAGACAAATTCGACGTATTGCGGGTTCTCAAAAGAAATTAGTAATCAACGCAGCTTATAGCTATGAGGCAGATTTAATTCAAAAGATCAAAGCGAGTAATCCGGGATTGTCTATTGAATTAATGAAACCCAATGATGTCTTAAATAGCTTTGAAGAGGCCTCAATAGAAGATGATCGCATTGCGGTTTTTCTGGAGAAGGCCAATAAAATATTAAAGGCACAATACTGTAAAGCAGAAGTAAAGCGATTTGAACCGCACGATACTACGGCTATTTACATTGCCAATGAAGAAGCCTTGAGCAATAAAAGCATGCAGAATTTAGCGCAAAGTGCTAATCCTTTTGCCGCTGCTTTAGGGCATTTTAAAAAGCAAGAAGAAGTATTGCCTACGTTGTGTTTCAATCAGCAAAACGACTTAGTTTCGAAGTTGTTGGTCATTAAGGATCCCGAGCTTTTTGAAGCCTTGATTCACGTATTGTATGTGCAGGCCTTGATGTTAGGGGGCTATACCATCAACAAACAAGAAATGGATATTTTTAACCATGCCTTATATCAATTCGTAATCTTGGGAATGACTAATTTTTTACCTGAATTTTAA
- a CDS encoding DUF4822 domain-containing protein — protein MKKNLLNVLTVSVVLLAFVATISCSSDDNVKQPIKPESGSEILSKHVWITTNIVDNRGGNISLDVMPGAMYAGYAYYNADGTFRIVDFKDGHKMYGLWSLKDQDAKRHLVVYNSENKIAFERSVDIVELNNSIFTYKIGDQDNAEIMYDVEHKPVTDHPEPKTPAEVLASVVWTTTKVFDITNGVTPVVELDKTIAPAANFSGDAYYINKNGKAYFPKSADGKYSNGTFLITAYGDKDNVRSQGDWYVSLDGKLRTLIGRAADGSVTFERTVSIVELTDKKFTYDIKVDDVVLRVEHEPIQ, from the coding sequence ATGAAAAAAAATCTTTTGAACGTACTAACTGTAAGTGTAGTACTTTTAGCCTTTGTTGCTACTATTTCTTGTTCTAGTGATGACAATGTAAAACAACCGATAAAACCAGAATCTGGTTCGGAGATTTTATCGAAGCATGTGTGGATTACAACGAACATAGTCGATAATCGAGGAGGGAATATCAGTTTAGATGTTATGCCTGGTGCAATGTATGCGGGTTATGCTTATTACAATGCTGATGGAACTTTTCGCATAGTTGATTTTAAAGATGGGCATAAAATGTATGGTTTATGGTCTTTGAAAGATCAGGATGCAAAAAGACACCTAGTTGTTTACAACTCGGAAAATAAGATAGCTTTTGAACGTTCAGTTGATATCGTTGAACTAAACAACAGTATCTTCACCTATAAAATAGGGGACCAAGACAATGCTGAAATCATGTATGATGTCGAGCATAAACCAGTTACGGATCATCCAGAGCCCAAAACTCCTGCTGAGGTATTAGCTAGTGTAGTATGGACAACGACTAAAGTGTTTGATATTACTAATGGAGTTACGCCTGTTGTTGAACTAGATAAAACCATTGCTCCTGCAGCGAATTTCTCTGGAGATGCTTACTATATAAATAAAAATGGAAAAGCCTATTTTCCTAAGAGTGCTGACGGAAAATATAGCAATGGTACGTTTTTAATTACGGCTTATGGAGATAAAGATAATGTGCGTTCTCAGGGGGATTGGTATGTTTCTCTAGATGGAAAATTGCGAACATTAATTGGTAGAGCTGCTGATGGTTCGGTAACATTTGAGCGTACTGTTTCAATCGTTGAACTAACAGATAAAAAGTTTACATACGATATTAAAGTGGATGATGTTGTACTAAGAGTAGAACATGAACCGATCCAATAA
- a CDS encoding zincin-like metallopeptidase toxin domain-containing protein, giving the protein MKETFDVPLELVDQTPKLKSKLKDWTARRVAGSFNMVEGVMYLRKSVTAYTVQHEMFHMKLWYKMTREFPELQPLFQKTLGRENVLFHEEYVLSEFMKDSSKWLEVDLLNDLENINGLRTQKGLQKVDLEYYKKWKLEEELLKFE; this is encoded by the coding sequence TTGAAAGAGACGTTTGATGTGCCTTTGGAATTAGTTGATCAAACCCCTAAACTTAAAAGCAAATTAAAAGATTGGACAGCGAGAAGAGTTGCAGGCTCTTTTAATATGGTAGAGGGCGTAATGTATCTGCGGAAAAGTGTAACAGCTTATACGGTACAACATGAAATGTTTCATATGAAGTTATGGTATAAAATGACTAGGGAATTTCCAGAATTACAACCACTTTTTCAAAAAACTTTAGGAAGAGAAAATGTATTATTTCACGAAGAATATGTATTGTCTGAGTTTATGAAAGATTCGAGTAAATGGTTGGAAGTTGATTTGTTGAATGATTTGGAAAATATTAATGGACTAAGAACACAAAAAGGATTGCAAAAGGTTGATCTAGAATATTATAAAAAATGGAAGTTAGAAGAAGAATTATTAAAATTTGAATAA
- a CDS encoding SMI1/KNR4 family protein encodes MEQIIDNNIKKVNSKEINSFLEEFHLNPPISFIHFLLKYNGGLLENNDKIKRFLSIKYGGLNIEDMINMHQIIEQNIPKGYLPIALDWSDNPITINTNEGHQKGEIVKFYFDTDEEPEVIAHSLEELLGVTSMDEL; translated from the coding sequence ATGGAACAAATAATTGACAACAATATAAAGAAAGTTAATAGTAAAGAAATAAATTCTTTTTTAGAAGAATTTCATTTAAATCCACCTATTAGTTTTATTCACTTCTTATTGAAATATAATGGTGGATTATTGGAGAATAATGATAAAATCAAAAGATTTTTGAGTATAAAATATGGAGGTTTGAATATTGAAGATATGATAAATATGCATCAAATTATAGAACAAAATATTCCAAAGGGATATTTGCCTATAGCATTAGATTGGTCTGATAATCCTATCACAATCAATACCAACGAAGGACATCAAAAAGGTGAAATTGTGAAATTTTATTTTGATACAGATGAAGAACCTGAAGTTATTGCTCATTCGTTGGAAGAACTCTTAGGAGTGACTAGCATGGATGAATTATAA
- a CDS encoding tetratricopeptide repeat protein, which yields MLVKGEGVAQELAEGIAYLEQAANAGYDSAQYELGNCYLKGEGVEQNDELALHWYQQAAENGNEDAQKIIGGPRKRRR from the coding sequence ATGTTAGTAAAAGGCGAAGGCGTAGCCCAAGAATTAGCGGAAGGAATTGCTTATTTAGAGCAAGCGGCTAATGCGGGATATGATTCGGCTCAGTATGAATTGGGTAATTGTTATTTAAAAGGAGAAGGTGTAGAGCAAAATGATGAATTGGCTTTACATTGGTACCAACAAGCTGCGGAAAATGGAAATGAAGATGCGCAGAAAATCATTGGTGGCCCAAGAAAAAGAAGAAGATAA
- a CDS encoding tetratricopeptide repeat protein: MGEFNVKYLSYISEFANGQESLTQAAQLYFDADDYADPIRWFKAHALCMLAQQTGKEGTIFQQLYEQINGDSNRERSSFYLNDKDYALWFDDVVLLNQLFIDKGYAKAYTFMHELYMNARYGFKDEAKAAEYIIKGYEAGDKTAQAFVGYNTYYGNLGFEQDAEKGLALIESSYAPDNKSGKLFALNIKFHSCGSGEEAAAVLEEYHDLLHVEKRGLYVLADYYLREGEDQKALETYLEGIQYNSGYCNYMLGLMISNTRFAPLGYEIEQGAPYLQVGFEHGIAYAGFVLGYYYLYPADQSEPQFDKAIQALERAALYCSNEALLELAILYLYHNDYKNIDKAMEYLDRAIAAKSTRARNEKAVALLEHQDLERNVEEAQALLLGSMELGDDYAPYRLGYGYQVGEFGTEEEFDKCIEFYEVAAERNNGLGIEYAGRYYRYNENPDLDKAIAYYEKGVELYNSNYCKVELAMMLERGYGLEANPTQAEQFYQEALENNYPFAAVRLGYMYEDGLVGEVDAEKAREHFEIAAHADLAEGMYQLARCNRYGIGGAEDRALAFELFEKALEYGYNDANVDLALAYEEGSGGVEENAAKAVEYMTTAAEIGFSYAQYKLGCYYLYAYGLEKDLELAKYWLEKARENGSALAMLTLGDYYLYGYEEDQPYDLAFPYYEEAEQRGYVSEGLGICYQFAIGVERDEKKAFQFYKIAVERGYDAAYFRLGLCYYYAIGTEKDYVEALYYLREVADRGNLEAAGYVGGNVSKRRRRSPRISGRNCLFRASG, encoded by the coding sequence ATGGGCGAGTTTAATGTAAAATACTTGAGCTATATCAGCGAGTTTGCCAATGGGCAAGAAAGTTTAACCCAAGCGGCACAACTGTATTTTGACGCAGACGATTATGCGGATCCTATCCGTTGGTTCAAGGCACATGCACTTTGTATGTTGGCCCAACAAACCGGAAAGGAAGGAACGATATTCCAACAACTATACGAGCAAATTAACGGAGACTCTAATCGCGAACGCAGTAGTTTTTATTTGAATGATAAAGACTATGCCCTTTGGTTTGACGATGTGGTTTTGCTGAATCAATTATTTATTGATAAGGGTTATGCCAAAGCCTATACGTTCATGCATGAATTGTACATGAATGCTCGTTATGGGTTTAAAGATGAAGCTAAAGCAGCGGAGTACATCATCAAAGGATATGAAGCTGGAGATAAAACCGCGCAAGCCTTTGTTGGGTACAATACCTATTATGGAAATTTAGGTTTTGAACAAGATGCGGAAAAAGGATTGGCTTTAATTGAAAGTTCGTATGCTCCGGATAATAAATCTGGGAAGTTATTTGCTTTAAATATTAAATTTCACAGCTGTGGATCTGGAGAAGAGGCTGCTGCTGTTTTGGAAGAATACCACGATTTACTTCACGTTGAAAAACGAGGATTATATGTTTTAGCAGATTATTACCTGCGTGAAGGAGAAGATCAAAAAGCATTAGAAACGTATTTAGAAGGAATTCAATACAACAGTGGGTATTGCAACTATATGTTGGGATTGATGATCAGCAATACGCGTTTTGCTCCACTTGGCTATGAAATTGAACAAGGAGCTCCTTATTTACAAGTAGGTTTTGAACATGGAATCGCTTATGCTGGATTCGTATTAGGATACTATTACTTATATCCAGCAGATCAAAGTGAACCACAATTTGACAAAGCAATTCAAGCGCTTGAAAGAGCAGCTTTATATTGCTCAAATGAGGCTTTATTAGAATTGGCTATTTTATATCTATACCACAACGATTATAAGAATATAGACAAAGCCATGGAGTATTTAGATCGCGCTATTGCGGCTAAATCCACACGTGCAAGAAACGAAAAAGCGGTTGCTTTATTGGAACACCAAGACCTTGAACGCAACGTAGAAGAAGCACAAGCACTATTGTTAGGATCGATGGAATTGGGAGATGATTATGCTCCTTACCGTCTGGGGTATGGATACCAAGTTGGAGAATTCGGTACGGAAGAAGAGTTTGATAAATGTATTGAATTCTACGAAGTCGCTGCGGAAAGAAATAATGGTTTGGGAATTGAATATGCTGGACGATACTACCGTTACAATGAAAATCCAGATTTAGATAAAGCAATTGCGTATTACGAAAAAGGAGTAGAGCTTTATAATTCAAACTATTGTAAAGTAGAATTGGCGATGATGTTGGAGCGCGGCTATGGTTTAGAGGCAAATCCAACGCAAGCAGAACAATTCTATCAAGAAGCGTTAGAAAATAATTATCCATTTGCGGCAGTTCGCTTAGGGTATATGTATGAAGATGGATTAGTAGGTGAGGTAGATGCTGAAAAAGCAAGAGAACATTTCGAAATTGCAGCTCATGCAGATTTAGCAGAGGGAATGTATCAATTGGCTCGTTGCAACCGCTATGGAATTGGAGGTGCGGAAGATCGTGCCTTGGCTTTTGAATTATTTGAAAAAGCATTGGAATACGGCTATAACGATGCAAACGTAGATTTAGCCTTAGCGTATGAAGAAGGATCAGGAGGAGTTGAAGAAAATGCTGCCAAAGCAGTAGAATATATGACTACTGCAGCAGAAATAGGATTCAGCTACGCACAATATAAACTAGGTTGTTATTACCTCTATGCCTATGGTTTAGAGAAAGATCTAGAATTAGCTAAATATTGGTTAGAAAAAGCCAGAGAAAATGGTTCTGCTTTAGCCATGTTGACGCTAGGAGATTACTATTTATACGGATATGAAGAAGATCAACCGTATGATTTAGCGTTCCCTTATTATGAAGAAGCAGAACAACGTGGGTATGTTTCGGAAGGATTGGGAATCTGTTACCAATTTGCAATTGGCGTAGAACGCGATGAGAAAAAAGCCTTCCAATTCTATAAAATTGCAGTAGAACGCGGATATGATGCCGCTTATTTCCGTTTGGGACTGTGCTATTATTACGCAATTGGAACAGAAAAAGATTACGTAGAAGCATTATACTACCTGAGAGAAGTAGCAGATCGTGGTAACCTAGAAGCTGCAGGTTATGTAGGGGGTAATGTTAGTAAAAGGCGAAGGCGTAGCCCAAGAATTAGCGGAAGGAATTGCTTATTTAGAGCAAGCGGCTAA
- a CDS encoding DUF983 domain-containing protein, with protein sequence MSYISRVLSGKCPNCGKEDLFYDKGNPVTMRMPKMAKECSHCHYNFHRETGFYFGGMYVSYGLTVAEMCAVMVLRLIINALFDVHITLLQTFIAIVVVLLLCWTFNYRLSRIIWLNIFYKKE encoded by the coding sequence ATGTCATACATATCAAGAGTTTTAAGTGGAAAATGCCCTAACTGCGGCAAGGAAGATTTATTCTATGATAAGGGGAATCCCGTTACAATGCGCATGCCCAAAATGGCGAAAGAGTGTTCTCATTGCCATTATAATTTCCATAGAGAAACAGGTTTCTACTTTGGAGGGATGTATGTAAGCTATGGTCTTACAGTTGCAGAAATGTGTGCAGTAATGGTATTGAGATTAATCATCAATGCACTTTTTGACGTGCATATTACTCTCCTTCAAACCTTTATCGCCATTGTAGTTGTTCTACTTTTATGTTGGACTTTTAACTACCGATTATCCCGTATAATTTGGTTAAACATATTTTACAAAAAAGAATAG